The following are encoded in a window of Torulaspora globosa chromosome 4, complete sequence genomic DNA:
- the LEU1 gene encoding 3-isopropylmalate dehydratase LEU1 (ancestral locus Anc_4.107), with protein MTSRSSKGPRTLYDKVFEDHIVHQEEGGSTLIYIDRHLVHEVTSPQAFEGLKNAGRKVRRTDCTLATVDHNIPTISRKNFKSTATFIKEADSRLQVQTLEQNVKDFDVTFFGMTESRQGIVHVIGPEQGFTLPGTTVVCGDSHTSTHGAFGALAFGIGTSEVEHVLATQTIIQNKSKNMRVLVEGDLSPGITSKDLVLHIIGVIGTAGGTGHVIEFAGKAIEQLSMEARMSMCNMSIEAGARAGMIKPDQITYDYLKGKPLAPKGAEWDKAVAYWNTLHTDEGAKFDHEVIINASDIIPTITWGTSPQDALPITASVPDPARVSDPIKKSGMERALKYMGLTPGTALKDISIDKVFIGSCTNSRIEDLRNAAAVVKGYKLADNVKLGMVVPGSGLVKAQVEKEGLDKIFEAAGFEWREAGCSMCLGMNPDILDPEERCASTSNRNFEGRQGAKSRTHLMSPAMAAAAGIAGHFVDIREHVYKNNDSAKLSISQEDDKALQDAVYEHEKEPLQPNEVSEDLAEEQINDIPVSQETKIESAPAGMKPFLTLEGIAAPLDKANVDTDAIIPKQFLKTIKRTGLKAGLFFEWRFNKDQEGNLKPTDFVLNVEPYTNAEILVVTGDNFGCGSSREHAPWALKDFGIKCIIAPSFGDIFYNNSFKNGLLPIRLDQSVILNKLVPLANAGERIIVDLPNQKIVDTRGNELVGHFDVESFRKHCLVNGLDDIGLTLQKEEFISKYEDIRREKFSFLEGGSKLISPVRGAKKSPFGVTAQEW; from the coding sequence ATGACTTCGAGATCATCCAAAGGTCCAAGAACTCTTTACGACAAGGTCTTTGAAGACCAtattgttcatcaagaagaaggcgGTTCTACTTTGATTTATATCGACAGACATTTGGTTCATGAAGTTACTTCTCCTCAGGCTTTTGAAGGTCTAAAGAACGCCGGTAGGAAAGTGAGAAGAACTGACTGTACTTTGGCCACAGTAGACCATAACATTCCAACcatttcaagaaagaacTTCAAATCTACTGccactttcatcaaagaggCTGATTCTcgtcttcaagttcaaaccCTTGAGCAAAATGTCAAGGATTTCGACGTTACTTTCTTTGGTATGACCGAATCGAGACAAGGTATTGTTCACGTTATTGGTCCCGAGCAGGGATTCACCCTGCCAGGTACAACGGTTGTTTGTGGTGATTCTCATACATCCACTCATGGAGCCTTCGGTGCTTTGGCTTTTGGTATCGGTACATCCGAAGTTGAACACGTCTTAGCTACCCAGACTATCATCCAGAACAAGTCAAAGAATATGAGAGTGTTAGTGGAGGGTGATTTGAGCCCTGGCATCACTTCCAAAGACTTGGTGTTGCACATCATTGGTGTCATTGGTACCGCTGGTGGTACTGGTCACGTCATTGAGTTTGCTGGTAAGGCaatcgagcaattgagtATGGAGGCTCGTATGTCCATGTGTAACATGTCTATCGAAGCCGGTGCTAGAGCTGGCATGATTAAGCCAGATCAGATAACTTACGACTACTTGAAGGGTAAACCACTTGCTCCAAAAGGCGCTGAGTGGGATAAAGCTGTGGCCTACTGGAACACTTTACATACTGACGAAGGTGCTAAGTTCGACCATGAAGTGATTATTAATGCTTCTGACATTATCCCAACAATTACATGGGGTACTTCTCCTCAAGATGCCTTACCTATCACAGCTTCTGTGCCAGACCCTGCTCGAGTTTCTGATCCAATCAAGAAGTCCGGTAtggaaagagctttgaaatacATGGGACTCACTCCAGGCACGGCATTGAAGGATATCAGCATTGATAAGGTCTTCATTGGTTCCTGTACTAACTCTCGTATTGAAGACTTGAGAAATGCCGCTGCTGTGGTTAAAGGTTACAAGTTGGCCGACAATGTTAAATTAGGTATGGTCGTTCCTGGTTCAGGCTTGGTCAAAGCACAGGTCGAGAAAGAAGGTCTGGACAAGATTTTCGAAGCAGCGGGATTTGAATGGAGAGAAGCGGGTTGTTCTATGTGCTTAGGTATGAATCCGGATATTTTAGACCCTGAGGAACGTTGTGCTTCTACTTCTAACAGAAACTTCGAGGGCCGTCAAGGTGCTAAATCCCGTACTCACTTGATGTCGCCAGCCATGGCCGCAGCTGCCGGTATCGCCGGTCACTTTGTTGATATCAGAGAGCATGTCTACAAAAACAATGACTCTGCCAAGCTctcaatttctcaagaagaCGACAAGGCATTACAGGATGCAGTGTATGAGCACGAAAAAGAGCCCCTGCAACCTAATGAGGTCAGCGAGGATCTTGCGGAGGAACAAATCAATGATATTCCAGTTTCCCAGGAGACTAAGATTGAGTCTGCCCCAGCAGGTATGAAGCCGTTCCTAACATTAGAAGGTATTGCTGCTCCGTTAGATAAAGCCAATGTCGATACTGACGCCATTATTCCAAAACAATTTTTGAAAACCATTAAAAGAACAGGCTTGAAGGCTGGTTTGTTTTTCGAATGGCGTTTCAACAAAGATCAAGAGGGCAATCTGAAACCAACCGACTTTGTGTTGAATGTTGAACCATATACGAACGCTGAGATTCTTGTTGTTACTGGTGACAATTTTGGTTGTGGTTCCTCGAGAGAGCACGCACCATGGGCTCTGAAGGACTTCGGTATCAAGTGCATAATAGCTCCATCTTTCGGTGATATCTTTTACAACAATTCATTCAAGAATGGATTATTACCCATCAGACTTGACCAAAGTGTTATTCTTAATAAATTGGTACCACTAGCAAATGCAGGTGAACGTATCATTGTTGACTTGCCTAACCAGAAGATTGTCGATACTAGGGGTAATGAGCTAGTCGGCCACTTCGACGTCGAGAGCTTCAGAAAGCACTGTCTAGTAAATGGTCTTGATGACATTGGCTTGACATTACAGAAAGAGGAATTCATTTCCAAGTACGAGGATATAAGAAGGGagaaattttctttcttggagGGTGGTTCCAAGTTGATTAGCCCTGTAAGAGGTGCTAAAAAGAGTCCATTTGGGGTTACTGCTCAAGAGTGGTGA
- the HIR1 gene encoding Hir1p (ancestral locus Anc_4.106) has protein sequence MKIIKFPWFSHQEEHRKYEVYTVDVSPDGTRVATGGLDGKVRIWSVENISKAIRESSTKQSTADEIKRPLASMSRHTGSVTSLKFSPDGRYLASGSDDRILLIWAKEEENRSEPVFGSEYEREHWTVRRRLVAHDNDIQDICWAPDSSILVSVGLDRSIIIWNGLTFEKIKRFDVHQSLVKGVIFDPANKYFATASDDRTLKIFRYHKSGDCAITIEHIITEPFKASPLTTYFRRLSWSPDGQHIAVPNATNGPVSSVVIVNRGTWETEISLIGHDAPTEVARFNPRLFELQCNATEAAAEPKDEKGPKRLPEKELESVVATAGQDKSLAVWSTSKVRPIFVAYELTNASITDMAWTPDGSMLFITSLDSSITVIAFEDKELGNPIPLERNIEQLHRYGVDKESLDFPEDVNQLVFEEEMRKLKKQKLSKSDEGLLESRVSTNTAGKEPKPKELKLSVPQATNTEKINILKPKRKKDEKLNAAVVRDGRKRVAPTLLSVGYSPTRSSFRDTSTKDLPLSGSSSKTKDTAVGRIEGKMSISSFPLPRLGLHTLVMGMRDRHENLFQSTGNNSLAEEDNSRDAIEVANRGLEGQLLAEELAVDDLNDGAEQTMTLNSKVTFERVWGSEPNARYVEQSGVVPDTDAVLFETGDLDNFHVLEIRNGVERSIQFDDEALLENPTRILGYFKGKRIIEAFIPEVVLCAAFSKECKCWCIATANGSIYCISQRGPYILPKMCLGHRVIKLSTQYSCLVALTERGLFYAWDLAHQKMIWKEVPISPIIFCDFSEKSRVRVSKRVKNFYLGQEPSTLIVEMSNPDERYRWLSDLGCWSLIEQTDTPVTQGLAPQDAL, from the coding sequence ATGAAAATCATTAAATTTCCTTGGTTTTCACATCAGGAAGAACACCGTAAGTATGAAGTTTACACCGTAGATGTGAGTCCGGATGGTACGAGGGTTGCTACAGGAGGACTCGACGGAAAAGTGCGGATATGGTCTGTGGAAAATATATCGAAAGCGATAAGAGAAAGCAGCACGAAGCAATCTACTGctgatgagatcaagagacCGCTTGCCAGCATGAGTCGTCATACGGGGTCAGTTACATCGCTGAAGTTTTCACCTGACGGAAGGTACCTTGCAAGCGGTTCAGATGATCGTATCCTTCTTATTTGGgcaaaagaggaagaaaaccGTAGTGAGCCTGTTTTTGGATCTGAGTACGAGCGGGAACACTGGACGGTCCGCAGAAGGCTTGTAGCGCATGATAATGACATTCAAGATATATGCTGGGCTCCCGATTCTAGCATTCTAGTTAGCGTTGGTTTGGATAGATCAATCATTATTTGGAATGGATTAACGTTTGAGAAAATTAAGAGATTCGACGTACATCAATCATTGGTAAAGGGAGTAATCTTTGATCCAGCGAACAAGTATTTCGCGACCGCTTCAGATGATAGAACtttgaaaatattcagATATCATAAGAGCGGTGATTGCGCGATTACCATTGAACACATTATAACGGAGCCTTTCAAAGCTTCACCTCTCACCACATACTTCAGGAGGCTTTCGTGGTCTCCTGATGGTCAGCATATTGCTGTGCCGAACGCAACTAACGGTCCCGTCAGCTCTGTAGTGATTGTAAATCGAGGCACATGGGAAACTGAAATCAGTCTGATTGGACATGATGCTCCAACGGAGGTTGCTAGGTTTAACCCGAGACTGTTTGAATTGCAGTGTAATGCCACCGAGGCCGCAGCGGAGCCTAAGGATGAGAAGGGACCGAAACGACTTCCAGAAAAGGAACTTGAGTCAGTCGTTGCTACAGCTGGCCAGGATAAGTCTTTGGCTGTCTGGAGTACAAGCAAGGTTAGGCCAATTTTCGTGGCCTACGAACTCACCAATGCATCAATTACGGACATGGCATGGACGCCGGATGGCAGCATGTTGTTTATCACATCGTTGGATAGTTCAATCACGGTTATCGCTTTCGAGGATAAGGAATTAGGGAATCCGATCCCTCTGGAGAGAAACATAGAACAATTGCATAGATATGGTGTGGACAAAGAGTCGTTAGACTTTCCAGAGGACGTTAATCAGTTGGTTTTCGAAGAGGAGATGagaaagctcaagaagcaaaagcTTTCGAAATCTGACGAAGGGCTTTTAGAGTCGCGAGTGAGTACAAATACTGCTGGAAAAGAGCCAAAGCCCAAAGAGCTTAAGCTTTCGGTTCCACAAGCTACAAACACGGAGAAGATCAATATATTGAAACCGAAGCGCAAAAAAGATGAGAAATTGAATGCCGCCGTAGTGCGGGACGGTCGGAAAAGAGTCGCGCCTACATTATTATCGGTGGGTTACTCGCCCACCCGGAGCAGTTTTAGAGACACTTCTACGAAAGATCTGCCCCTTTCAGGTTCATCATCTAAGACAAAAGATACAGCAGTTGGAAGGATTGAAGGTAAGATGAGCATATCTTCCTTTCCATTACCGCGACTTGGACTGCATACTTTGGTAATGGGTATGAGGGACCGCCATGAAAATTTGTTTCAATCAACAGGTAATAATTCGCtggctgaagaagacaaCTCTAGAGACGCGATCGAGGTAGCCAACCGAGGTTTGGAGGGGCAGTTGCTTGCCGAGGAACTTGCCGTAGATGATTTGAACGATGGAGCGGAGCAGACGATGACACTGAATAGCAAAGTGACTTTCGAGAGAGTATGGGGTAGTGAGCCTAACGCGCGATATGTTGAGCAGTCAGGAGTCGTGCCTGATACAGACGCTGTGTTATTCGAAACTGGCGATCTCGACAATTTTCATGTTCTCGAGATTCGCAACGGGGTCGAAAGATCCATTCAATTTGACGATGAGGCTCTTCTAGAAAACCCAACACGTATTCTCGGCTATTTCAAAGGCAAGAGAATCATTGAAGCATTCATTCCGGAAGTTGTTCTATGCGCAGCATTCTCGAAGGAGTGCAAATGCTGGTGTATTGCAACTGCTAACGGCTCGATATACTGTATCTCCCAACGGGGCCCGTACATTCTCCCGAAAATGTGCTTGGGCCACAGGGTTATCAAGCTTTCTACACAGTACAGCTGTCTCGTTGCTTTGACAGAGCGAGGTCTGTTTTACGCCTGGGACCTGGCACaccagaagatgatctGGAAAGAAGTCCCCATATCCCCTATAATCTTTTGCGATTTTTCCGAAAAGTCCAGGGTTAGAGTAAGCAAGCGTGTCAAGAACTTCTACCTAGGGCAAGAGCCAAGCACTCTGATCGTGGAAATGTCCAATCCTGACGAGCGATATCGGTGGCTCAGCGATCTGGGCTGCTGGTCACTCATAGAGCAAACTGATACCCCCGTTACGCAAGGTCTAGCACCTCAAGACGCTTTGTAA
- the KAP122 gene encoding Kap122p (ancestral locus Anc_4.105) produces MSAQFEAEPQSYSSLLATIRKLMSNLSHIFTDMNEPSEWNTGESKAQYWNNPIDTFIQLLFRRKSTVQWAGTAEMDHVINEALNASVPYPQLIQFIQTSPVFNHLVLMFTEIIVEDLTKLQSRKNRMTKVYEIVHEHLYVTTMALINANLVIVQDTDDVLYSCIDAWINYISMARNVSPHGRMDLSEMFQNLIRLMCESKEDTDNFVRAEKVLGILANVFSNDPTLMDYELREQLEAIFVGISRSGVTNTSRHQWMLQYMNHLVTHEMINELKELAVCIVDFLQVNTLHLCNKLFSNVPTSDISQESSQQYVKVLLQMANFPLTPILEEFFSVRMVDFWLDLADAYSNLPSGTLSPNGSELAVGIFQQVLSIYLPKISLQNKQKVLEHDQDQASAHEFDDFRAAVSDLMESMWSILGNDKLTNVLISNIGNSSDNVDIFGLEAMSLVLNTLLADMTLSESPWICDVLESCQFFIQNTVVLFKAGYERENNSAVEQLIRLDFVRTSSTLMGLLAGYLKQSPSRLNLCIDELFKGLEYCTVNRQGSDSEFKDKVETLIIKAISLLCDTCRSELSSYLPQLFNILSTLLAAEANISNFARENLVRSLGFVLESQVEGGPEQQGQYILQIIDLLQHFIQRSFGISTIAPREQKNYFLCLLTCISELGSALLPTEDAESPALLQRLAEFRDFWKRDPLQIRSKILGLLMQFTNDPAFCEDSGFVEVSCLILGKGLKLCEDEPFFLTFSMSEILSFILNQLPKANISSSLPYYSYLLESLIKRYRDQISPQEFDYVFENIFLKYYHSAIVDDPDLLQTTVSFVNSVLDCKPSLAIQSSHWQSFILPEFINLLSAREKFTIVAITKFWTKVLNNKKYSEADVAATQALINDIGQQVISQTMLGLYNTQRSDLSSYTDLLRAFAAKFPMQTKVWLGNALPQICANNAAHERFTNKLLVTRGNRAAANVVLEWWLECNQLPSL; encoded by the coding sequence ATGAGTGCCCAGTTTGAAGCCGAACCCCAGTCTTACAGCTCTTTGCTGGCGACAATTAGGAAGCTCATGTCAAATCTATCGCACATCTTCACCGATATGAATGAGCCTTCAGAGTGGAACACCGGCGAATCGAAGGCTCAGTACTGGAATAATCCTATTGATACGTTTATTCAGCTCCTTTTCAGGCGCAAATCAACGGTTCAGTGGGCGGGAACGGCTGAAATGGATCATGTCATCAATGAGGCACTCAATGCTTCTGTACCGTACCCTCAGCTGATCCAGTTCATTCAGACATCGCCCGTCTTCAATCATCTTGTTCTGATGTTCACTGAAATTATCGTGGAAGATTTAACCAAGCTgcaatcaagaaagaatcGCATGACTAAGGTCTACGAAATTGTTCACGAACACTTGTACGTTACGACTATGGCCCTCATCAACGCAAATTTAGTTATAGTGCAAGATACTGATGATGTGCTCTACAGTTGTATCGACGCTTGGATAAATTACATATCTATGGCAAGGAATGTATCCCCCCATGGAAGAATGGACCTTAGCGAAATGTTTCAGAATCTAATTAGATTAATGTGCGAATCTAAGGAGGACACCGATAATTTTGTTCGTGCCGAGAAAGTTCTAGGCATACTGGCAAATGTGTTCTCTAATGACCCTACTTTGATGGATTACGAGTTGCGTGAGCAATTAGAAGCAATCTTTGTGGGCATTTCAAGATCCGGAGTAACCAATACATCAAGACATCAATGGATGCTTCAATATATGAATCATCTGGTAACACATGAAATGATAAATGAACTGAAAGAATTGGCGGTTTGCATAGTTGATTTTTTACAAGTCAACACATTGCACCTTTGCAAcaaacttttcagcaatGTTCCAACATCAGATATAAGCCAAGAGAGCTCCCAACAGTACGTTAAAGTTCTTCTGCAGATGGCGAATTTTCCTCTAACGCCAATTCTGGAGGAGTTTTTCTCAGTTAGAATGGTAGATTTCTGGTTAGATTTGGCAGACGCATACAGTAATCTTCCTTCCGGAACACTATCTCCTAATGGTTCAGAGCTTGCGGTTGGCATCTTTCAACAGGTGCTCAGTATCTACCTTCCGAAGATAAGTCTACAGAATAAGCAAAAAGTTTTGGAGCatgatcaagatcaagCGAGTGCGCATGAGTTTGATGATTTTAGAGCAGCAGTATCAGACCTTATGGAATCTATGTGGTCAATTTTGGGCAACGATAAGTTGACAAACGTACTGATCTCTAACATTGGCAATTCTTCTGACAATGTTGATATATTTGGCCTTGAGGCCATGTCATTGGTACTCAATACACTGCTTGCAGACATGACCCTTTCTGAAAGCCCCTGGATTTGTGATGTCTTGGAGTCCTGCCAATTTTTCATTCAAAACACTGTGGTTCTCTTTAAGGCAGGTTATGAGCGGGAAAACAACAGCGCAGTGGAGCAGCTCATAAGATTGGATTTCGTTAGAACTAGCTCCACCCTAATGGGACTACTAGCCGGCTACTTGAAGCAATCTCCATCGCGCCTGAACCTTTGTATCGACGAGCTATTCAAGGGATTAGAGTACTGTACAGTGAATCGTCAAGGAAGTGACAGCGAATTCAAGGATAAAGTGGAAACGTTGATAATCAAAGCTATTTCACTTTTGTGCGACACCTGTCGCTCGGAGTTGAGTTCTTATTTACCGcagcttttcaacattTTAAGTACTCTGCTGGCCGCAGAGGCCAATATTTCCAACTTTGCAAGAGAAAATCTAGTTCGATCGCTTGGGTTCGTCCTCGAGAGTCAAGTCGAAGGAGGACCTGAGCAACAAGGGCAGTACATCTTACAAATAATTGATTTGCTTCAACATTTCATCCAGCGAAGCTTCGGCATATCAACAATAGCACCGCGGGAGCAGAAAAATTATTTTCTCTGTTTGCTGACTTGTATTTCAGAGCTAGGGTCAGCACTGCTTCCCACAGAGGACGCTGAAAGTCCCGCTCTTTTGCAAAGGCTCGCAGAGTTCCGTGACTTCTGGAAACGCGATCCGTTACAGATTAGATCCAAAATTTTGGGACTGCTTATGCAATTTACTAATGACCCAGCGTTCTGTGAAGATTCAGGCTTCGTTGAAGTCAGTTGTCTAATACTAGGTAAGGGGTTAAAGCTATGCGAAGATGAGCCATTTTTCCTAACATTTTCCATGTCAGAAATTTTGTCTTTCATTCTGAACCAGCTGCCAAAGGCAAAcatctcatcttcattgCCATATTACTCATATCTATTAGAGAGCCTTATAAAGCGGTACCGGGATCAGATATCGCCGCAGGAGTTTGACTACGTCTTCGAGAacattttcttgaagtactACCATTCTGCCATTGTTGATGACCCTGATTTGTTACAAACGACAGTCAGCTTCGTCAACAGTGTACTAGATTGCAAACCTTCCTTGGCTATTCAGTCCTCGCACTGGCAATCTTTTATTTTACCAGAGTTCATTAATCTACTTTCAGCCAGAGAGAAGTTTACCATAGTTGCGATAACAAAGTTCTGGACAAAGGTCCTCAATAACAAAAAATATTCCGAAGCGGATGTGGCTGCTACCCAAGCCTTGATCAATGACATCGGCCAGCAAGTTATCTCTCAAACCATGCTCGGATTGTATAATACTCAAAGATCGGACTTGAGCAGCTACACAGATCTTCTGCGAGCATTTGCAGCAAAGTTCCCGATGCAAACCAAAGTATGGCTTGGTAATGCATTGCCTCAAATCTGTGCAAACAACGCAGCACACGAAAGATTTACCAATAAGTTATTGGTTACTAGGGGCAATCGAGCCGCGGCTAATGTTGTACTCGAATGGTGGTTAGAATGTAATCAACTGCCAAGTTTGTAA
- the ATE1 gene encoding arginyltransferase (ancestral locus Anc_4.104) → MFEGFIISRPVYFTEPSSRCGYCSAKKSRDEDYYCLDSWYRNSVVHANNSEGTLAENCTLGFQAELLSVEMYDRLCNMGYRRSGKFIYKADMLRNCCRLYTIRTQPDLVIMSKELKHTLRRFSKRVLPSDKPLHRNPKGGCHYIDEIVETETLSKSFRTCFEPSVFTEEKYRLFAKYQEHVHNDFDHSARSFKRFLCDTPFSKETVLGTKEEWEQLNNWKGFKQGDRLKRLGPAHECYYFEGNLIAMAVTDILPSGLSSVYFIWDPEYYKWSLGKLSALRELSIVSKANLKYYYMGYYLDDCPKMSYKAKYGGGLLDVSTHAYISLDQVTKLKRPGKLFAVEATSKSEAEKTHSSEFTLNDALLHAPKSISETAALKNVAEEIYGVAGGAYSEANEAAQALASLGIPYAVDELPFHPQTKEPEENEMHNIPNVVPGLVPLKEVLQMIMKDRISVLEGTVTLYDLLEGEMRRLERFEDESPEIKKILCDVVRLIGLENARGLLLLL, encoded by the coding sequence atgttTGAAGGGTTCATTATCTCGAGGCCGGTCTATTTCACTGAACCGAGCAGTCGTTGTGGTTATTGCAGCGCCAAGAAGAGCCGAGACGAAGACTATTACTGCCTGGACTCGTGGTATCGAAATAGTGTTGTTCATGCCAACAACAGTGAGGGAACGTTAGCGGAGAATTGCACTCTGGGCTTTCAAGCAGAGCTGCTGTCAGTTGAAATGTATGACAGGCTGTGTAATATGGGCTACAGGCGATCAGGTAAATTCATCTACAAGGCTGATATGCTCAGAAACTGTTGTCGGTTGTACACTATAAGAACCCAACCAGACCTGGTTATCATGTCCAAGGAACTGAAACATACTTTGAGACGATTCAGCAAACGAGTGCTGCCTAGCGATAAGCCCTTACACAGGAATCCTAAAGGCGGATGCCATTATATCGATGAAATTGTCGAGACAGAgactctttcaaaaagcttcaGGACTTGTTTCGAGCCTTCCGTGTTTACGGAGGAGAAGTATAGGCTTTTTGCCAAGTACCAGGAGCATGTCCACAACGATTTTGACCACAGTGCCAGGTCGTTCAAGAGATTTCTGTGTGATACACCATTCTCGAAAGAGACCGTGCTGGGAACGAAAGAGGAGTGGGAGCAATTGAACAACTGGAAGGGGTTCAAGCAGGGTGACAGACTGAAGCGATTGGGCCCAGCACATGAATGCTATTATTTCGAAGGGAACCTGATAGCGATGGCGGTGACCGACATCCTGCCCTCTGGGCTTTCATCCGTTTACTTCATCTGGGACCCCGAATATTATAAGTGGTCATTAGGAAAGCTCAGCGCGCTCAGAGAACTCTCTATCGTCAGCAAGGCCAATCTTAAGTATTATTACATGGGCTACTATCTTGATGACTGTCCGAAGATGAGTTACAAGGCGAAATATGGCGGTGGGCTATTGGACGTATCCACACATGCATATATATCGCTGGATCAGGTTACAAAATTGAAGCGTCCTGGTAAGTTGTTCGCAGTCGAAGCCACTTCCAAGAGTGAGGCCGAAAAGACGCATTCCAGTGAGTTCACTTTAAATGATGCGCTTCTTCATGCCCCTAAAAGTATTAGCGAGACCGCTGCACTGAAGAACGTTGCAGAGGAGATCTATGGTGTCGCTGGGGGTGCTTACTCGGAAGCGAATGAGGCGGCACAGGCATTAGCGAGTCTAGGTATTCCATATGCCGTAGACGAGCTACCCTTTCATCCTCAAACCAAAGAACCAGAAGAGAATGAGATGCACAATATTCCGAACGTCGTCCCAGGCTTAGTTCCTCTGAAAGAGGTTCTGCAGATGATTATGAAAGATAGAATCTCGGTTCTGGAAGGAACCGTTACCTTGTATGACTTGCTTGAAGGCGAAATGCGACGTTTAGAACGCTTTGAGGACGAATCTCCggaaatcaagaagatcctATGTGATGTAGTAAGACTAATAGGTCTAGAGAATGCCAGAGGTctgctcctgctccttTAG